In one window of Archocentrus centrarchus isolate MPI-CPG fArcCen1 chromosome 11, fArcCen1, whole genome shotgun sequence DNA:
- the gjb9b gene encoding gap junction protein beta 9b, with product MNWGDLETLISGVNKYSTAFGRVWLSMVFIFRVLVFVVAAQRVWGDEHKDFVCNTAQPGCTSVCYDHIFPISHIRLWALQLIFITCPSLMVISHVKYREKKDLQYIASHQGKHLYANPGKKNGGLWWTYLASLVFKAGIDAGFLYILYYIYKGYDLPRLSKCSLEPCPNTVDCYISRPTEKKIFTLFMVVSSAICILMCICEMIYFICKRIKKLIIAKIEADRKAPKKTQEPLAASSSQYRSRTSIRGDQTASIQNLNNIKTEVA from the exons ATGAACTGGGGTGATCTGGAGACGCTCATTAGTGGGGTCAACAAATACTCCACAGCATTCGGTCGGGTCTGGCTCTCAATGGTCTTTATCTTCCGGGTGCTGGTGTTTGTGGTAGCAGCTCAGCGGGTGTGGGGTGATGAGCACAAAGATTTTGTATGCAACACTGCCCAGCCGGGTTGCACGAGTGTGTGCTACGACCATATCTTCCCCATCTCCCACATCCGCCTGTGGGCCCTGCAGCTCATCTTCATCACCTGCCCATCGCTGATGGTCATCAGCCATGTGAAGTATCGAGAGAAGAAGGACTTGCAGTATATTGCCTCCCACCAGGGTAAACATCTGTATGCCAACCCTGGGAAGAAAAATGGAGGGCTGTGGTGGACATACCTG GCGAGCCTGGTTTTCAAGGCAGGCATTGATGCTGGCTTCCTCTATATCCTGTACTACATCTACAAAGGTTACGACTTGCCCCGTTTGTCCAAGTGTTCCCTGGAGCCTTGCCCCAACACGGTGGACTGCTACATATCTCGGCCCACTGAGAAAAAGATCTTCACTCTCTTCATGGTGGTGTCCTCTGCCATCTGTATCTTAATGTGCATCTGTGAAATGATTTATTTCATCTGCAAACGCATCAAGAAACTAATCATTGCGAAAATAGAGGCAGACAGGAAGGCACCCAAAAAGACTCAGGAGCCATTGGCAGCATCCAGTTCACAGTACAGGTCTAGAACGTCTATTAGAGGGGATCAGACAGCATCTATCCAGAACCTCAATAACATCAAGACTGAGGTAGCATAA
- the smim12 gene encoding small integral membrane protein 12, translating to MWPVVWTALRTYAPYVTFPVAFVVGAVGYHLEWFIRGTPKPREEERGIQELREERKLQEQEGMDSTKVLSLKEKLEFTPKAALNRNRTEKS from the coding sequence ATGTGGCCTGTAGTGTGGACAGCGTTGCGGACCTATGCTCCTTATGTCACCTTTCCTGTGGCTTTTGTGGTCGGAGCAGTGGGCTATCACCTGGAATGGTTTATCAGGGGGACCCCCAAACCtcgagaggaagagagaggcaTCCAGGAActgagagaggaaagaaagctGCAGGAGCAAGAGGGTATGGACAGCACGAAGGTGCTCAGCCTCAAAGAGAAACTGGAGTTCACACCTAAAGCCGCTCTGAACAGGAACCGAACTGAAAAGAGCTAA
- the pef1 gene encoding peflin, whose translation MSFHYGQGYPGGGNPPPGASYGAGRGSYGPPPSAPYGGAAGQAGGPYGGYRVPGHGGQYGPGPGGVPGGPYGAYGGQPYGGPNSNFGPAGNIPAGVNPEAYQWFQTADTDRSGFINLKELKQALVNSNWASFNDETCLMMINMFDKTRSGQIDLFGFSALWDFLQRWRALFQQFDRDRSGTISGAELQQALAQMGYNLSPQFSEMLVQRFTIRGGRPGIQLDRFIQVCTQLQTMTQVFRERDTSMTGNIRLSYEDFLSGAVTRLM comes from the exons ATGAGTTTCCACTACGGTCAG GGCTATCCAGGGGGAGGCAACCCACCACCGGGTGCATCATACGGTGCAGGCAGGGGTTCTTATGGGCCTCCCCCATCAGCTCCTTatggaggtgctgcagggcaaGCAGGAGGCCCCTATGGCGGTTATCGAGTCCCAGGTCATGGAGGGCAATATGGGCCTGGGCCAGGTGGTGTCCCCGGTGGGCCTTATGGGGCTTATGGTGGACAACCTTATGGAGGACCTAATTCAAACTTTGGTCCTGCAG GCAACATCCCTGCTGGTGTTAATCCAGAGGCATACCAGTGGTTCCAGACTGCTGACACTGATCGCAGTGGCTTCATCAACCTAAAGGAGCTCAAGCAGGCACTTGTCAACTCGAACTGGGCTTCCTTTAATGACGAGACTTGCCTCATGATGATCA ACATGTTTGACAAGACGCGTTCTGGTCAAATAGACCTGTTTGGCTTCTCTGCACTGTGGGACTTTTTGCAGCGGTGGAGAGCGTTATTTCAGCAGTTTGACAGAGACCGCTCAGGAACTATCAGTGGCGCAGAGCTACAACAAG CCCTCGCTCAGATGGGTTACAACCTCAGCCCCCAGTTTTCTGAAATGCTGGTGCAGCGCTTCACCATTCGAGGTGGCCGACCGGGCATACAGCTGGACCGCTTCATCCAAGTGTGCACGCAGCTCCAGACCATGACTCAAGTGTTCCGGGAGAGAGACACTAGCATGACGGGCAACATCCGACTGAGCTACGAGGACTTTCTGTCCGGTGCCGTCACCAGGCTCATGTGA